A region from the Sphingomonas sp. S2-65 genome encodes:
- a CDS encoding circularly permuted type 2 ATP-grasp protein, translated as MASRAAPLFDAATIADRWMADYCARAATGDVLCSKGQDAAWTALFEELATIGGDDWGLVRERARRHADDIGTGFRVVGEGEERPWPLSPVPLLLEKAEWQDIVAGVVQRADLLEAVLADLYGPGDLVGEGHVPAMLVTGSPYFLRPLDRLEPPGGRHLHFVAFDLCRGPSGEWRVLADHLRAPAGAGFALENRLAMSRTVGGLQSRLNIERHAPFFAAFRDGLAARCRRVDPRIALLTPGRLNPSYAEQAHLARYLGFLLVEGPDLVVLDDQLYVRTIAGLKRIDALWHRLDPRLLDPLALDSHSTIGVAGLVDAMAAGNVVVANAPGAALLEAPAFAAFLPSLAERLLGEPLSLPNIATWWCGGDAERGYVADHLDELVIGPAFGPAPLGLPGDKPVLGASLSVVQRAALLDDLTRRPQDYVGQEAVQLSTMPVPDHGDLVSRPFTLRVFAARGADGGWSVLPGGFARIGMHEDVRAAAMGEGSLSADVCVHGPDPVAPVSLLPAQEGVRLRRNPGTLPSRVADNLFWLGRYLERGEALLGVLRVLLGHSISADTGAALSADTVERLARLVVAADAAPAPKGLRRADLTQLVRTAMEAEDRWHSVRKINTQARFIGQVSRDRLSADMIRLLDAPFPERGVLLDRAGSLQRRYSALAGLAAEHMARTDSWRFHDLGRRVERASAMLRFLRAFGGKDATADDLSTLLDLADSQISYRQRYLAGIARAAVVDLVALDPGNPRGVAFQVAAISAHLNTLPVLSDDGLAEPQQELARSLAASFVTTKVNVFDAPVIDSLLLRLGELSEAISKRYFLQGPEPLRSASLIWV; from the coding sequence TTGGCCAGCCGTGCCGCGCCTTTGTTCGACGCTGCGACCATCGCCGATCGCTGGATGGCCGATTATTGCGCCCGTGCCGCGACGGGCGACGTACTGTGCTCTAAAGGTCAGGACGCTGCATGGACGGCGCTGTTCGAAGAACTGGCGACGATCGGCGGTGACGACTGGGGCTTGGTACGCGAACGCGCCCGGCGTCATGCTGACGATATCGGGACCGGCTTTCGCGTCGTAGGTGAGGGCGAGGAACGTCCCTGGCCGCTCTCCCCCGTACCGCTCCTCTTGGAAAAGGCCGAATGGCAGGACATCGTCGCTGGCGTTGTGCAGCGCGCGGACCTGCTCGAGGCGGTGCTTGCCGACCTTTACGGCCCCGGCGATCTCGTCGGCGAGGGGCATGTCCCCGCCATGCTGGTCACCGGCAGCCCTTATTTCCTCCGGCCGCTGGACCGGCTGGAGCCGCCGGGAGGGCGGCACCTCCATTTCGTCGCCTTCGATCTTTGCCGTGGCCCCAGTGGCGAATGGCGGGTCCTCGCCGATCATCTCCGCGCACCGGCCGGCGCCGGCTTCGCACTTGAGAACCGCCTGGCGATGTCACGGACCGTCGGCGGGCTCCAATCGCGCCTCAATATCGAGCGCCATGCGCCCTTCTTTGCCGCGTTCCGCGACGGGCTCGCCGCGCGCTGCCGCCGCGTCGACCCGCGGATCGCGCTGCTAACGCCGGGCCGGCTCAATCCGAGCTATGCCGAACAGGCGCACCTCGCGCGTTATCTCGGCTTTCTGCTGGTCGAAGGGCCGGATCTCGTTGTGCTCGACGACCAGCTCTATGTCCGCACGATCGCCGGGCTCAAGCGTATCGACGCGCTGTGGCACCGCCTGGATCCGCGGCTGCTCGATCCGCTCGCCCTCGACTCGCATTCGACCATCGGCGTGGCGGGTCTCGTCGACGCGATGGCGGCCGGAAACGTCGTCGTCGCCAACGCTCCCGGGGCGGCCCTGCTGGAAGCTCCCGCCTTCGCTGCCTTCCTGCCCTCGCTGGCGGAACGCCTGCTAGGCGAACCGCTTTCACTACCGAACATCGCCACGTGGTGGTGCGGCGGCGATGCGGAACGCGGGTATGTCGCCGATCATCTCGACGAGTTGGTCATTGGACCCGCATTCGGTCCAGCGCCGCTCGGCTTGCCCGGCGACAAGCCGGTTCTCGGCGCATCGCTGAGCGTCGTTCAGCGTGCCGCGCTGCTCGACGATCTCACGCGCCGTCCGCAGGACTATGTCGGCCAGGAAGCCGTCCAACTCTCGACGATGCCAGTGCCCGATCACGGCGACCTGGTGTCACGTCCTTTCACGCTGCGGGTCTTCGCCGCCCGAGGTGCCGATGGCGGCTGGTCGGTGCTTCCCGGCGGCTTCGCCCGGATCGGCATGCACGAGGATGTCCGCGCCGCAGCGATGGGGGAGGGCAGTTTGTCGGCCGATGTCTGCGTCCACGGTCCTGATCCGGTCGCGCCGGTTTCGCTGCTGCCGGCGCAGGAGGGCGTACGCCTCCGTCGGAATCCAGGCACATTGCCGTCGCGCGTTGCCGACAACCTCTTCTGGCTCGGCCGCTATCTGGAACGCGGAGAGGCGCTGCTCGGCGTGTTGCGCGTGCTGCTCGGCCACTCGATCAGCGCGGACACCGGGGCGGCGCTTTCAGCCGATACCGTCGAACGGCTCGCCCGTCTCGTCGTTGCCGCCGATGCAGCGCCCGCGCCCAAGGGCCTGCGCCGCGCGGACCTGACGCAGCTCGTGCGCACGGCGATGGAAGCCGAGGACCGCTGGCACAGCGTCCGCAAGATCAACACGCAGGCCCGTTTCATCGGCCAGGTGTCCCGCGATCGGCTCTCGGCAGACATGATCCGCTTGCTCGATGCGCCTTTTCCGGAACGTGGCGTGCTGCTCGATCGGGCCGGCTCGCTTCAGCGTCGCTATTCGGCGCTCGCAGGACTCGCCGCCGAGCATATGGCACGCACCGATTCCTGGCGCTTCCACGACCTCGGCCGGCGGGTCGAGCGGGCGTCGGCGATGCTTCGTTTCCTCCGCGCGTTCGGTGGCAAGGATGCGACCGCGGACGATCTCTCGACCTTGTTGGACCTCGCCGACAGCCAGATCAGCTATCGCCAGCGCTACCTGGCCGGCATCGCCCGGGCGGCGGTGGTGGATCTGGTCGCCCTCGACCCCGGCAATCCGCGTGGCGTCGCTTTCCAGGTAGCGGCGATCTCGGCGCATTTGAACACGCTTCCAGTGCTGTCGGACGATGGGTTGGCCGAGCCGCAACAGGAACTGGCCAGGTCACTCGCAGCCAGCTTCGTCACGACAAAGGTCAATGTGTTCGACGCGCCTGTCATT
- a CDS encoding glycine zipper 2TM domain-containing protein: MKKFLAAFVMASMAVPAMAAPADAQSNREYRSQSNNRDYRWRDNDRNWEPTRSYREGRRDRERRLGRNDRIYKGRDGRAYCRRNDGTTGLVIGGIGGGVLGNLVGGGTLGTLLGAGGGALLGREVDRGNVRCR; encoded by the coding sequence ATGAAGAAGTTTCTGGCCGCATTCGTAATGGCATCTATGGCCGTGCCGGCGATGGCAGCTCCGGCCGACGCTCAGTCGAATCGTGAATATCGTTCGCAGAGCAACAACCGTGATTATCGCTGGCGCGACAACGACCGCAACTGGGAGCCGACGCGCAGCTACCGTGAAGGCCGCCGCGACCGCGAACGCCGCCTTGGCCGCAACGACCGCATCTACAAGGGCCGTGACGGCCGCGCCTATTGCCGCCGTAACGACGGCACCACTGGTCTGGTGATCGGCGGCATCGGCGGCGGCGTGCTCGGCAACCTGGTCGGCGGCGGCACGCTCGGTACGCTGCTCGGCGCCGGCGGCGGTGCGCTCCTCGGTCGCGAAGTCGATCGCGGCAACGTTCGCTGCCGCTAA
- a CDS encoding 2-hydroxyacid dehydrogenase: MNSTEILITAPLLPSVMDALESAFTTHRLWEQPDRHAFLDSVGPHIRGAATSTYHGRIDDAFLAQLPALEIVASFGVGYDNVDAAAAAARGVVVTNTPGVLDEEVADLTIGLLLATVRQIPQAERFLREGQWLKGAFPLSPTLRGRRIGIVGLGNIGKAVARRLEGFDVAVAYHGRSKQEDVLFDYHPTLVGLTEASDVLIAIVPGGAGTRNLIDAEVLAALGPQGILINVARGSVVDEAALIAALQSGTILSAGLDVYADEPRVPQALLDLPNLVLLPHIGSGSVQTRAAMGQLLVDNLVQWFAEGRPVTSVPETAHLFAG, encoded by the coding sequence ATGAATTCAACCGAGATATTGATCACCGCCCCGCTGCTCCCGTCGGTGATGGACGCGCTGGAATCAGCGTTCACGACCCACCGGCTATGGGAACAACCCGATAGGCACGCATTTCTCGACAGTGTGGGCCCGCATATTAGAGGCGCCGCGACGAGCACCTATCACGGCCGAATCGACGATGCGTTTCTGGCGCAGCTGCCCGCGCTGGAGATCGTCGCAAGCTTCGGGGTCGGGTATGACAATGTCGATGCTGCCGCCGCCGCGGCGCGGGGCGTGGTGGTCACAAACACCCCAGGCGTTCTGGATGAGGAAGTCGCCGACCTGACCATTGGCTTGCTGCTCGCCACGGTGCGACAGATACCGCAGGCCGAGCGCTTTCTACGTGAGGGGCAGTGGCTGAAGGGGGCATTTCCGCTGTCGCCGACGCTGCGCGGACGCCGGATCGGTATCGTCGGGCTGGGTAATATCGGCAAGGCAGTGGCCCGCCGACTGGAAGGGTTCGACGTCGCGGTCGCCTATCACGGTCGGTCCAAGCAGGAAGACGTGCTGTTCGACTATCATCCGACATTGGTCGGCCTGACGGAAGCGTCCGACGTGCTGATCGCGATCGTGCCGGGTGGCGCTGGAACGCGGAACCTGATTGATGCCGAGGTGCTGGCGGCGCTGGGTCCCCAGGGCATCCTGATCAACGTCGCACGCGGAAGCGTAGTCGACGAAGCGGCGCTGATCGCGGCGTTGCAGTCGGGGACGATCCTGTCCGCAGGGCTGGACGTCTATGCCGACGAGCCCCGCGTGCCGCAGGCGCTGCTCGATCTGCCCAACCTGGTGCTGCTGCCGCATATCGGGTCGGGATCGGTGCAGACCCGGGCCGCAATGGGGCAGTTGCTGGTAGATAATCTGGTGCAGTGGTTCGCCGAAGGGCGCCCGGTGACCAGCGTGCCGGAGACCGCGCATCTGTTTGCCGGATAG
- a CDS encoding response regulator, which produces MPQSVDFEAVFSRSANPYVLVDRQFTLIAMNDAYCIATGRARADLLGRNMFEAFPSDPGSESYRLLHGSLSRVAESGAPDHLPLIRYDIPLAGGLGSEERYWSATHTPVPNRAGETAYILQHTVDVTELQRLRALARDAGSSNNLVEAGVFQRAQAVQRDNLALEQERAFLRSLFVQTPGFIAVLSGPDHVFTLANDAYHRVVGRENVVGQSVREALPEVVEQGFLDLLDRVYQTGQPFVGRGVRLVLSDAGSPAAERYIDFIYQPILDPTGAVTGIFVQGNDVTEQHYATEQLRRLNETLETRIVTEIAERRQAEAALQQAQKMEAIGKLTGGVAHDFNNLLQVVSGNLQLLAKDVAGNDRAERRVTNALAGVSRGAKLAAQLLAFGRRQPLEPKVVNIGRFVYGMEDMLRRAIGDAVEVETVVSGGLWNTFVDPGQVENALLNLAINARDAMDGQGKLTIEVGNAHLDDNYARTHAEVTPGQYVLLAVTDTGQGIGPDILTQVFEPFFSTKPEGKGTGLGLSMVYGFVKQSGGHVKIYSEVGQGTTVKLYLPRALQAEEVGELADTGPVVGGSETILVAEDDDEVRATAIDLLTELGYRVLKARDAASALAIVESGVAIDLLFTDVVMPGTLKSPELARITRDRYPDVAVLFTSGYTENSIVHGGRLDEGVDLLSKPYTREMLARKVRYVLANQRQRGASVSEQKLALSNMSAPDAAPARLSILLVEDDTLIRANTAELLQHLGHTVVEAASAEDATTALQTVPIDILFTDVELPGISGSVLATRARELRPHVGVIFATGNDHVAGLEGEGAVLLRKPYDGPAIAEALTKARRVHA; this is translated from the coding sequence ATGCCGCAATCCGTTGATTTCGAAGCCGTATTTTCGCGCTCCGCCAACCCTTATGTTCTGGTGGACCGCCAGTTCACGCTGATCGCGATGAACGACGCATATTGCATCGCGACCGGCCGCGCCCGTGCCGATCTTCTCGGCCGCAATATGTTCGAGGCGTTCCCGAGCGATCCCGGTTCGGAAAGCTACCGTCTGCTTCATGGCTCGCTCAGCCGGGTCGCGGAAAGCGGCGCGCCGGACCACCTCCCGCTCATCCGCTACGATATCCCGCTGGCCGGTGGCCTCGGCTCGGAAGAGCGCTATTGGAGCGCCACCCACACCCCGGTTCCCAACCGTGCGGGTGAAACCGCGTACATCCTTCAGCACACCGTCGACGTCACCGAGCTCCAGCGGCTACGCGCGCTCGCCCGGGATGCCGGCAGCAGCAACAATCTGGTCGAAGCCGGCGTCTTCCAGCGGGCGCAGGCGGTACAGCGGGACAATCTGGCACTCGAACAGGAACGCGCCTTTCTCCGCAGCCTGTTTGTTCAGACCCCCGGCTTCATCGCGGTGCTAAGCGGCCCTGATCATGTCTTCACGCTCGCAAACGACGCATATCACCGTGTCGTCGGCCGCGAAAACGTAGTCGGCCAATCCGTGCGCGAGGCGCTGCCCGAAGTCGTGGAGCAGGGCTTTCTCGATCTGCTTGACCGGGTTTACCAGACCGGCCAGCCCTTTGTCGGGCGAGGGGTGCGCCTGGTGCTCTCCGATGCCGGCTCCCCAGCCGCGGAGCGCTACATCGACTTTATCTATCAGCCGATCCTCGACCCGACGGGGGCGGTGACCGGTATCTTCGTCCAAGGCAACGACGTCACCGAGCAGCACTACGCGACCGAGCAACTGCGTCGCTTGAACGAAACGCTCGAAACGCGGATCGTCACGGAAATCGCCGAACGCCGCCAAGCCGAAGCCGCACTCCAGCAGGCGCAGAAAATGGAGGCGATCGGCAAGCTTACGGGCGGTGTCGCGCACGACTTCAACAATTTGCTCCAGGTCGTCTCAGGGAATCTCCAGCTGCTCGCGAAGGACGTGGCCGGGAACGACCGTGCCGAGCGCCGCGTGACCAACGCGCTCGCTGGGGTCAGCCGCGGCGCCAAGCTTGCCGCCCAGCTGCTCGCCTTCGGTCGTCGCCAGCCGCTCGAGCCCAAGGTCGTGAACATCGGCCGCTTTGTCTACGGGATGGAGGACATGCTCCGCCGGGCCATCGGCGATGCGGTCGAAGTCGAGACCGTCGTGTCGGGCGGCTTGTGGAACACCTTTGTCGATCCGGGCCAGGTCGAGAACGCCTTGCTCAACCTCGCAATCAACGCGCGCGACGCCATGGATGGCCAGGGCAAGCTGACGATCGAAGTCGGCAACGCCCATCTGGATGACAATTATGCCCGTACCCATGCCGAAGTGACGCCAGGCCAATACGTCCTGCTCGCCGTCACCGACACCGGTCAGGGCATCGGCCCTGACATCTTGACCCAGGTGTTCGAGCCGTTCTTCTCCACGAAGCCGGAGGGCAAGGGCACCGGGCTCGGCCTTTCGATGGTCTATGGTTTCGTCAAGCAATCCGGCGGCCATGTGAAGATCTATTCGGAGGTGGGGCAGGGCACGACCGTGAAGCTCTACCTCCCCCGCGCACTCCAGGCCGAAGAAGTCGGCGAACTGGCCGATACTGGCCCGGTGGTCGGTGGCAGCGAGACGATCCTGGTCGCCGAGGACGATGACGAGGTCCGCGCCACCGCAATCGACCTGCTCACTGAACTGGGCTACCGCGTGCTCAAGGCGCGGGACGCGGCTTCCGCGCTCGCCATCGTCGAAAGCGGCGTGGCGATCGACCTGCTCTTCACCGACGTCGTCATGCCTGGAACGCTCAAGAGTCCCGAGCTCGCCCGTATCACCCGCGATCGTTACCCAGACGTCGCCGTCCTGTTCACGTCCGGCTACACCGAGAACTCGATCGTCCATGGCGGGCGTCTGGACGAAGGCGTCGATCTCCTTTCGAAACCCTATACCCGCGAGATGCTGGCACGAAAGGTGCGCTACGTCCTCGCCAACCAGCGTCAGCGCGGCGCGAGCGTATCCGAGCAGAAGCTGGCGCTCTCCAACATGTCCGCGCCCGACGCTGCGCCGGCCCGCCTCAGCATCCTGCTGGTCGAGGACGACACACTGATCCGCGCCAACACCGCCGAACTGCTCCAGCATCTCGGGCACACCGTGGTGGAAGCTGCCAGTGCCGAGGATGCGACGACCGCACTCCAGACCGTGCCGATCGACATCCTGTTCACCGACGTCGAACTTCCCGGCATTTCGGGCTCCGTGCTGGCGACCCGCGCCCGCGAACTGCGCCCCCATGTCGGCGTGATCTTCGCCACCGGCAACGATCATGTCGCCGGGTTGGAGGGCGAGGGCGCGGTGCTGCTGCGCAAACCCTATGACGGCCCCGCTATCGCCGAAGCTCTCACCAAGGCAAGGCGCGTACACGCCTGA
- the ligD gene encoding DNA ligase D, giving the protein MAKLDPLARYNAKRDFTKTAEPSGAVASTGGNRFIVQKHDATRLHWDFRLEVDGVLKSWAVTRGPSLDPDEKRLAVRTEDHPLSYADFEGTIPKGEYGGGTVMLWDDGFWEPIEGKSAKDLEKGHLHFRLDGERMKGEWLLIRLKPRGKEKNENWLLRKINDGFAGATDVLVETGLTSVHTGRTMQEIAEGKKVAKKKPATRAAPAAPSSPRKRAASVKLPDFTAPQLATLVDTVPTGTAWLHEVKYDGYRALVASNGESARIYTRSGLDWTEKFPGIAQSAAKLPSGTLLDGEIVAFKDGKPDFSTLQEAISAGGNDLTLFAFDLLASGGEDVTKLPQLERKERLRSVIENVNPRIQFSEHIIGNGEKLFETMCAQGYEGVVSKRADAPYRGTRTKSWLKIKCTRRQEFVIIGWTPSAAKGRGFRSLLLGLNAPEGLRYAGKVGTGFSTATLHDLRERFDKIATDKPAAAVPRAEARGAQWIKPELVAEIAFAEFTAENVVRHASFLGLREDKKASEVVPETPTPLPAAPTLPETHIKISNRERVIYPESGLTKGELADYYQAIAPAALRWLANRPISLVRCPQGRAKHCFFQKHDAGSFGEDVHHVDVREKDGSVQPYLYLDDVDGIMACVQMGTIEFHGWGSLVADIEKPDRLVFDLDPDEGLDFELVKKAAEDLKGHLADIGLTSWPLLSGGKGVHVVVPLVPKADWPEVRSFAERFARALAQADPDRYTANLKKVTRKGKIFIDYLRNQRGATAVLPYVARARENAPVSAPITWSELRDLESAKRFTIRDAPELLERAASRALAGWGEADQTLPDL; this is encoded by the coding sequence ATGGCCAAGCTGGACCCTCTCGCCCGATACAATGCCAAGCGCGACTTCACCAAGACCGCCGAGCCTTCGGGTGCGGTAGCCTCGACCGGCGGCAACCGCTTCATCGTCCAGAAGCACGACGCCACGCGCCTGCACTGGGACTTCCGCCTCGAAGTCGACGGCGTGCTCAAGAGCTGGGCGGTCACCCGCGGGCCGAGCCTCGACCCCGACGAAAAGCGCCTCGCCGTCCGCACCGAAGACCACCCGCTCTCCTACGCCGATTTCGAGGGGACGATCCCCAAGGGCGAATATGGCGGCGGCACGGTCATGCTGTGGGATGATGGTTTCTGGGAGCCGATCGAGGGCAAGTCGGCCAAGGACCTGGAGAAAGGCCATCTCCATTTTCGCCTGGATGGCGAGCGGATGAAGGGCGAGTGGCTGCTGATCCGCCTCAAGCCCCGGGGCAAGGAGAAGAACGAGAACTGGCTGCTGCGCAAGATCAACGACGGCTTTGCCGGTGCGACCGACGTGCTGGTCGAAACCGGCCTGACCAGCGTCCACACCGGGCGCACCATGCAGGAAATCGCCGAGGGCAAGAAGGTCGCCAAGAAGAAGCCGGCTACCCGTGCCGCGCCTGCCGCTCCGTCATCCCCGCGCAAGCGCGCAGCCAGCGTCAAGCTCCCCGATTTCACTGCCCCGCAGCTCGCTACGCTGGTCGACACCGTCCCCACCGGCACCGCCTGGCTGCACGAAGTAAAGTATGACGGATACCGCGCGCTGGTCGCGTCGAACGGTGAATCCGCGCGGATTTACACGCGTTCAGGGCTGGATTGGACGGAAAAATTTCCCGGAATCGCGCAATCCGCCGCCAAATTGCCGTCCGGAACGCTCCTCGACGGCGAAATCGTCGCCTTCAAGGACGGCAAGCCCGACTTCTCGACGCTCCAGGAAGCCATCTCTGCTGGCGGTAACGACCTGACTCTCTTCGCTTTCGACCTGCTGGCAAGTGGCGGCGAGGACGTCACCAAGCTCCCCCAGCTAGAGCGCAAGGAACGTCTCCGCAGCGTCATCGAGAACGTCAACCCGCGTATCCAATTCTCCGAACACATCATCGGCAACGGCGAAAAGTTGTTCGAAACTATGTGTGCCCAAGGATATGAGGGCGTCGTCTCCAAACGCGCCGACGCGCCCTACCGCGGCACCCGCACCAAGTCCTGGCTCAAGATCAAATGTACGCGGCGGCAGGAATTCGTGATCATCGGCTGGACGCCCTCCGCCGCCAAGGGACGCGGCTTCCGCTCGCTGCTGCTCGGGCTAAACGCGCCCGAGGGCCTTCGCTATGCCGGCAAGGTCGGCACCGGCTTCAGCACGGCTACGCTCCACGACCTGCGCGAACGCTTCGACAAGATCGCGACAGACAAGCCCGCCGCTGCTGTACCCAGGGCGGAGGCCCGCGGCGCGCAGTGGATCAAGCCAGAGCTCGTGGCCGAAATCGCCTTTGCCGAATTTACCGCCGAGAATGTCGTCCGCCACGCCAGCTTCCTCGGCCTGCGCGAGGACAAGAAGGCCAGTGAGGTCGTCCCGGAAACACCCACGCCGCTACCCGCAGCGCCGACGCTGCCCGAGACCCACATCAAGATCAGCAATCGCGAGCGCGTGATCTACCCCGAGTCTGGTCTTACCAAGGGCGAACTCGCCGATTATTACCAGGCGATCGCCCCCGCTGCGCTGCGCTGGCTCGCCAACCGGCCGATCAGCCTGGTCCGCTGTCCCCAGGGCCGCGCCAAGCATTGCTTCTTCCAGAAGCACGATGCCGGCAGCTTCGGTGAGGACGTCCACCACGTCGACGTACGCGAGAAGGATGGCTCGGTGCAGCCCTACCTATATCTGGACGATGTCGACGGCATCATGGCCTGCGTCCAGATGGGCACGATCGAATTCCATGGCTGGGGCAGCCTGGTCGCAGACATCGAGAAGCCGGACCGCCTCGTCTTCGATCTCGATCCCGACGAGGGGCTAGACTTCGAGCTCGTGAAGAAGGCGGCGGAAGACCTGAAGGGCCATCTCGCCGATATCGGCCTGACCAGTTGGCCGCTGCTCTCCGGCGGCAAGGGCGTCCATGTCGTCGTGCCCCTCGTGCCGAAAGCCGACTGGCCCGAAGTCCGCTCCTTCGCCGAGCGCTTCGCCCGCGCCCTCGCCCAAGCCGATCCCGATCGCTACACCGCCAACCTCAAAAAGGTCACGCGCAAGGGCAAGATCTTCATCGACTATCTTCGCAATCAGCGCGGCGCCACCGCCGTCCTTCCTTATGTCGCCCGCGCTCGGGAGAATGCGCCAGTTTCCGCGCCCATCACCTGGAGCGAACTGCGGGACCTCGAATCTGCCAAGCGCTTCACCATCCGCGACGCGCCCGAGCTGCTCGAACGCGCCGCCAGCCGTGCGCTCGCCGGCTGGGGCGAAGCCGACCAAACCTTGCCGGACCTTTGA
- a CDS encoding Ku protein: protein MAARAYWQGQIRLALVSIPVEIYSATKSGAQISFHQIHEPSGKRIKYEKVAPGIGAVDVDEIVKGFEVEKGEYVLLEQDEIDAVKLESKKTLELTQFVDADEIDVLYYEKPYFVVPADDLAEEAFIVLREALRRARKVGLGQLAMRGREYVVSLKPCGRGMVLETLRYADEVNKAQGYFRDIPDSEPDAELLDLATTLIDKKASKFDPQEFHDRYVDALKELIERKKKAKGKKILEDVGDEAPSRGSNVVDLMAALKKSLEKPGAAKDPEVKKAPAKKSTPKAANDKPAAPRAGSRSTAAKKAPARKRA, encoded by the coding sequence ATGGCCGCACGCGCCTATTGGCAGGGACAGATCCGGTTGGCGCTGGTCTCCATTCCCGTCGAAATCTATTCCGCCACCAAATCCGGCGCGCAGATCAGCTTCCACCAGATCCACGAACCCAGCGGCAAGCGGATCAAGTACGAAAAGGTCGCCCCCGGCATCGGCGCGGTCGATGTCGACGAGATCGTGAAGGGCTTCGAGGTGGAGAAGGGCGAGTATGTCCTGCTCGAGCAGGACGAGATCGACGCGGTGAAGCTCGAGTCCAAAAAGACTCTGGAGCTCACCCAGTTCGTCGACGCCGACGAGATCGACGTGCTCTATTACGAGAAGCCCTATTTCGTCGTGCCCGCAGACGACCTCGCCGAGGAAGCCTTCATCGTGCTGCGCGAAGCGCTCCGCCGCGCCCGAAAAGTCGGGCTCGGCCAGCTCGCCATGCGGGGCCGCGAATATGTCGTCAGCCTCAAGCCGTGCGGCCGCGGCATGGTGCTGGAGACGCTGCGCTACGCTGACGAGGTCAACAAGGCCCAGGGTTATTTTCGCGACATTCCCGATTCGGAGCCGGATGCCGAACTGCTCGATTTGGCCACCACGCTGATCGACAAGAAGGCGTCGAAGTTCGATCCTCAGGAATTCCACGACCGCTATGTCGACGCGCTCAAGGAACTGATCGAGCGCAAGAAAAAGGCCAAGGGCAAGAAGATCCTGGAGGACGTCGGCGACGAGGCGCCCAGCCGCGGCTCCAACGTGGTCGATCTGATGGCCGCGCTCAAGAAGTCGCTCGAGAAGCCCGGCGCCGCCAAGGACCCGGAGGTCAAGAAGGCGCCGGCCAAGAAGAGCACGCCCAAGGCCGCCAATGACAAGCCTGCGGCCCCGCGTGCGGGCAGCCGCAGCACCGCCGCCAAAAAGGCGCCGGCGCGCAAGCGGGCGTGA
- the pdxH gene encoding pyridoxamine 5'-phosphate oxidase: MTDPISLFDAWFAEAQASEPNDPNAMALATVDGRGQPAVRMVLLKGHGADGFVFYTNGESRKAADLATSPRAALLFHWKSLRRQVRIEGAVTQASDAESDAYFASRGRDSQLGAWASDQSRPLDARATFEARFVEVQARFEGGDVPRPPHWGGYRVVPERIEFWQDRAHRLHERRLFVRDGAGWSEGLLFP, encoded by the coding sequence ATGACCGATCCCATCAGCCTGTTCGACGCCTGGTTCGCCGAGGCGCAGGCGAGCGAGCCCAACGATCCGAATGCCATGGCGCTGGCGACGGTGGACGGGCGCGGGCAGCCTGCGGTGCGCATGGTGCTGCTGAAGGGGCATGGAGCCGATGGCTTCGTGTTCTACACCAATGGCGAGAGCCGCAAGGCGGCCGACCTGGCGACCAGCCCGCGGGCGGCGCTGCTGTTCCACTGGAAGTCGCTGCGGCGCCAGGTGCGCATCGAGGGTGCCGTTACGCAAGCAAGCGATGCGGAGTCCGACGCCTATTTCGCCAGCCGTGGGCGCGACTCGCAACTGGGGGCATGGGCATCGGACCAGTCGCGGCCGCTGGATGCTCGCGCTACCTTCGAGGCGCGCTTTGTAGAGGTACAGGCGCGGTTCGAAGGCGGCGACGTGCCGCGCCCGCCGCATTGGGGCGGATATCGGGTAGTCCCGGAGCGGATCGAGTTCTGGCAGGACCGTGCGCACCGGCTGCACGAGCGGCGTTTGTTCGTGCGCGACGGCGCAGGCTGGAGCGAAGGGTTGCTGTTTCCGTGA